Proteins encoded by one window of Brienomyrus brachyistius isolate T26 chromosome 1, BBRACH_0.4, whole genome shotgun sequence:
- the LOC125721062 gene encoding 2-oxoglutarate receptor 1-like, with the protein MNQSNKSGLYPNVVMLLKRYYLPSMYVIIFTVGLLGNVTSIIIYTVKIRPWKSWNLIMLNLALADLLYVFSLPFLAYYYINGEDWTLGPFMCRFVRFSFHFNLYGSIYFLTCLSIFRYVVVVYPLKVDVHQKRWGSLACLIVWVISAIEILPMFTMINLQEDNNITTCPDFASQDPVLQVWCYTWVLTVLGYFVPLVVVSFCYSRIVKVLSKGPEMHNLHRMRARRLTVLILVVFVVCFMPFHILRTARIATRIWPRSCTVTAWVQAMYIISRPVAGLNTFFNLALYTLAGDKFQQAFVSMFNCNYYVSKIKSLLTVPVISIATAASPQTKPADLSKTPSPSKPHAANAQC; encoded by the coding sequence ATGAATCAGAGTAATAAGTCGGGATTGTACCCCAATGTGGTGATGCTATTGAAACGATACTACCTGCCATCCATGTATGTGATCATCTTTACTGTGGGCCTCCTGGGGAATGTCACCTCCATCATCATCTACACAGTGAAGATACGACCCTGGAAGAGCTGGAACCTCATAATGCTGAACCTGGCCTTGGCAGACCTGCTCTACGTCTTCAGCCTCCCTTTCCTGGCTTATTACTACATTAACGGTGAAGACTGGACCTTGGGACCATTCATGTGCCGATTTGTACGTTTTAGCTTCCACTTCAACCTCTATGGCAGCATTTACTTCCTCACTTGCCTCAGCATCTTCCGCTATGTGGTGGTGGTCTACCCACTGAAGGTCGACGTTCATCAGAAGAGGTGGGGGAGCTTGGCCTGCCTTATCGTATGGGTCATCTCCGCCATCGAGATCCTCCCCATGTTCACCATGATCAACTTGCAAGAAGATAACAACATAACAACTTGCCCAGACTTTGCCAGTCAAGATCCAGTGCTGCAAGTCTGGTGCTACACCTGGGTACTGACGGTTCTAGGATATTTCGTGCCCTTGGTAGTGGTCAGTTTCTGCTATTCCAGGATTGTAAAAGTCTTGTCAAAGGGCCCAGAAATGCACAATCTGCATCGGATGCGTGCCCGTAGGCTCACCGTGCTCATCCTGGTCGTCTTTGTGGTGTGCTTCATGCCGTTCCACATCTTACGCACGGCACGGATCGCCACCAGAATATGGCCGAGGTCCTGTACTGTCACAGCCTGGGTCCAAGCCATGTATATCATCTCTCGGCCTGTGGCAGGTCTCAACACCTTCTTCAACCTGGCCTTATACACGCTGGCAGGTGACAAGTTCCAGCAAGCTTTTGTCAGCATGTTTAACTGCAACTACTATGTTTCTAAGATCAAGTCCCTACTTACTGTGCcagtcatcagcattgcaacCGCCGCCTCTCCGCAAACGAAACCAGCTGATTTGAGTAAAACACCTTCACCGTCCAAACCACATGCCGCTAATGCACAATGTTAA